GGGACGTTGATGCCCGAGGACTTCAGCTGGGTGATGATCGCCGCGGCCATGCCGTCGTTGGCGGAGTAGACGGCCTGGAAGCCGTCCTTGCCCAGGCTGGTGATCGCGGTGCCGATCTTCTGGCCCGCGACGGTGGGCTTCCACTCGCCGGAGGCCTCGTAGACGACCTTCTTGACCTTGCCGTCGAGCACCTTGTGGGCGCCGGACTTGAAGAGCGCGGCGTTCGGGTCGGCCTCGTCACCGTTGATCATGACGATGTTGGCGTCCGCGGCCTTGGCACCGAGGGCCTCGACCAGGGCCTGGCCCTGGAGCTCGCCGACCTTCTGGTTGTCGAAGGAGACGTAGGCGGCGACCGGGCCGGTGGCCAGGCGGTCGTACGCGACGACCTTGACGCCCTTGTCGGCGGCTTCCTTGACCCAGGACTGGGTCGACTTGGCGTCGAACGCGTCCAGGATGATGACCTTGACGCCCTCGGCGATCAGGGTGTCGAACTGCTGCTTCTGCTTCGAGGCAGAACCCTCGGCGTTGCTGTACTTGACCTTGCAGTCGGGGCAGAGGGCCGCGACCTTGGCCTCGATGAACGGCTTGTCGAAGGACTCGTAACGCGTGGAAGACGCGTTCTCGGGGAGCAGCAGGCCGATGGACTTGGTGTCGCCGGCCTTGTCGGAGCTCTTCTTGTCGTCGCCGGCCTTGCCGCAGGCTGCCATGGACAGAGCCATCGAGACGGCGGCGGTGGCGATGACAGCGCGACGCATCATTGCGTTCATGGTGGGGGTTGCCTCCCTGACATTGCCGCAACGCTGCGGCGAGGTGGGAGGGAGTCAACCCGCACCCGGCACATGCCGTCAATAAGTAAATCCAACCTCCGGCGGATCCAAACCCTTTCGTTATCTTCCTGAACGCTTACCCGATACCAAACGGGGTAGCTCCAGGTCAGGTTCGAGCGCCCACAGTGTGTCCGGTACGCCCCAGAGCGCCCGATTCGCCCATCTCGCTCATCACCAGGGCAAGCGCTCCCAGAACCTCCGCACGGCCACCGAGCGTGCCCGGAACCACCGACAACTGGCGGGCCGCGCTGGGGATCGCATAGCGGGCCACGGAGTCCCGGATAGGGGAAAGCACCAGCTCACCGGCCTCGGCGAGGTCACCACCGAGGATGATCCGGCGGGGGTTGAGCAGGTTGCAGAGCGTAGCGACGCCGCTGCCGATCTGCCGGCCGGCGTCGGCGATCACCCGGCGGCAGCCCAGATCACCCTGCTGGGCGAGCTGCACGACCTTCGACAAGGTGAGGTCGCCGCCCAGGTTGGCGTTCAAGAGATTGAGCAGGTAGCGAGAACCGACGAAAGTTTCCAGGCAGCCGCGGTTGCCGCAGCGGCAGACCGGCCCGGCCTCGTCCAGCGTGATGTGCCCGATCTCGCCCGCCGTACCGCCCGGACCTCGGTAGATCTGGCCGTTGATGACCAGCCCCGCGCCCACGCCGCTGGCCACCTTGATGTACGCCAGGTCGCTCAGCCCCCGCCCGGCGCCCCAGACCAGCTCGCCCAGCGCGCCCAGGTTGGCGTCGTTGTCCACGTGCACCGGCATGCCCAGCCGGGTCGCCAGCTCGCGGCCGGGCGCGATGCCCGTCCAGCCCGGCAGGATCGCGGTGGAGCCCAGCGCGCCGGTCTCCACGTCGATCGGGCCGGGCACGCCCAGGCCCACGCCGATCACCTTGTCCGGATTGAACCCGGCCTGCTGGAGCAGCCGGTCGACCAGCGCCTCGGCCCGGTCGAAGCCCTGCTGCGCCGAGACGTCCACGTCGATCGGCTCGCTCTCCTCGGCCAGCACCCGGTGTGCGAGGTTGCCGACGGCGACCCGCAGGTGGGTGTGACCGAAGTCGATGCCGACCACGATGCCCGCGTCACCGCTGAGCGAGACGCTGCGGGCCCGGCGGCCGCCGGAGGAGGTGTCGGCCACCACGACGGTGCCGCTCTCCTTGAGCTCCCGGACGATGTTCGACACCGTGGCCGCCGAGAGTCCGGTACTGCGTGCGATCTCCGCCTGTGTGAGCGAGCCGGCCATTCTGACCGCTCGCAGCACTCGTTCGAGATTCGCCCGGTGCAGTGAGGACTGCGATCCCGGTGTGTCCGTCGACATGATTCACCCTCCCAAGGGCGCGGGGACCTGACGTCCCCGCCCTTGCCGCGCCGTTGCGGCGGAGTCCGTTGTGTCAGTGGCCGGGTCACCGGAAGATGTGGATCCCTCAACCAACTGTTCACTTTCAACTTCTGAACTCTAAGCTCAGCCAACCCCTGAACGTCGCGTCAAGGCCGAACAAGGATCGTTGCGAAACCTCCGCCGAGCTCCGGTTCACCGGCGGACGGTGCCCCCGACGGCCCGCCCGTGACCGCCGGAAAACCCGCCCCCCTACGATGGTCCCCAATCTCACCCGCCCCAGCAGCCTCGGGACCACCAGGCGCGGGGCAGGACGCACACACGATCGACGGGGCATCAGATGGCAGGGGACCACCCGAATCCGGGTACAGGCGACACCTCCGGCGGTACGCCGGAACACCGGGGAGTGTCCCTCGGCCGGAGGCCGGACGCCGATCCGGCCGCGCTGGCCGACCAGATGACACAGCTCGGCGGCGCGCCCGTCGCGGCCCCCACCGGGCCCCCCGCGGCGCCCGCCCCGGCCCAGGGCGGCGATTACGCCTATCAGCCGACCGCCGCGGCCTTCCCCGCCCAGAACGCCCCGTACCAGCCCCAGGCGCCGCAGCCGGCCCCCGGCGCGCCGGTCGGCCCGTTCGACCCGTACGCCATGACCCCGCCGCAGCCCTTCCAGGCGCAGCAGACCCCGCCGCCCGCCGCCGGCGGATACGGCTACCCGCCGCAGGCACCCGCGCCCGCGTTCCCGCAGCAGCCCGGCTACAGCTACCCCGGCCCGGCGGCGCCCGCCCCCCGCA
The sequence above is a segment of the Kitasatospora sp. NBC_00240 genome. Coding sequences within it:
- a CDS encoding ROK family transcriptional regulator, whose translation is MSTDTPGSQSSLHRANLERVLRAVRMAGSLTQAEIARSTGLSAATVSNIVRELKESGTVVVADTSSGGRRARSVSLSGDAGIVVGIDFGHTHLRVAVGNLAHRVLAEESEPIDVDVSAQQGFDRAEALVDRLLQQAGFNPDKVIGVGLGVPGPIDVETGALGSTAILPGWTGIAPGRELATRLGMPVHVDNDANLGALGELVWGAGRGLSDLAYIKVASGVGAGLVINGQIYRGPGGTAGEIGHITLDEAGPVCRCGNRGCLETFVGSRYLLNLLNANLGGDLTLSKVVQLAQQGDLGCRRVIADAGRQIGSGVATLCNLLNPRRIILGGDLAEAGELVLSPIRDSVARYAIPSAARQLSVVPGTLGGRAEVLGALALVMSEMGESGALGRTGHTVGART
- a CDS encoding sugar ABC transporter substrate-binding protein, with translation MNAMMRRAVIATAAVSMALSMAACGKAGDDKKSSDKAGDTKSIGLLLPENASSTRYESFDKPFIEAKVAALCPDCKVKYSNAEGSASKQKQQFDTLIAEGVKVIILDAFDAKSTQSWVKEAADKGVKVVAYDRLATGPVAAYVSFDNQKVGELQGQALVEALGAKAADANIVMINGDEADPNAALFKSGAHKVLDGKVKKVVYEASGEWKPTVAGQKIGTAITSLGKDGFQAVYSANDGMAAAIITQLKSSGINVPVGGQDAGIDAIQRIVSGDQAYTIYKAYKPLADSAGELAVNLLQGKDVKSIASSTIDSDTDKGIPAKLLEPKVVNKANVQSTVIADGLYKVADICTGDYAAACATAGLK